A region of the Cyprinus carpio isolate SPL01 chromosome A14, ASM1834038v1, whole genome shotgun sequence genome:
TGCAGCCGGACTGCgagagaacaaacacacacaaacgatCTGTAAGTTACTCTTGGTTCGTACCGACTTCGCGAACCATGAACCGAACCGTGAGCAACCGTTACACTCCTAATACTAATGACACCAGCCTTCCCGGTTAGTTCCGGTGGCCACAGATTTGTGTTCCGCTCCCGTGTTTGTGCACGTGCTCTGTGAAGAACGCCAGCGGTTTTAATTTTGCCGCGTTGAGctttgtagccaatcacaggtGTCTGTTGAGGGCGAATGcgatggccaatcagaggcatctAAATCAGAACGCTCAATATGTCAGACTTTAAAAAAGGATGCACTATAAACTATGCACTTATACACTTATGCATGCACTCAACCATGtaatgtatgaattatataaggttattttgtcattcataagtTCAGCACGAGCTCTGTGCTTgctagtatttttatataatcaacAAAAGTATAAACACGACGTAAATAAGAGATTCAATGTGCAATACAGATAGACAGATttctgttattataattattaaaacatgagtTTTCACTCCCAGCCCCCtccatttgaaaacattatttaaatgacatttaaataaagtaaatgattTATAGGCATCATGTTTGTAATGGAAATCTGTGTTAAAGTGTTCCAGACAGAGTATGGTTATTTGTTCACATTAATTAAACTGAACTGTGAAACATACTTCTGAAGCGTTTGTTAATGTTcggcatttactacacattattaaaatcaaaagttgcatcaTTAATTGAACCTGAGCTGACATGAACTAAaagtgaacagttgtatttttaaatttttttttttttttaatattatttttgattaaaagctaacaaagattaataactgtaacaaatgcattgctcattgttagttaatgcattaattaatcgGACCTTATTGTAAATGGTTACCAGCAAAGGTTTTATCAGAAACATTCTGGTTGATTACTCTCAGAAATGATGCAAACTATGTAAAGAGTGACAAACACAGAGGTTCAGGTCCGAATAAATGAAGCGTGAGGTGGGCGGGGTTTGAGAAGTGTCACTCAGTGGTTGCCCCTAGCAACAGGATTTTTCATTCTGACCATGAGTCTAAACTAAAGAGATCAGTGTTTCAGTTTCTATTTTGACTGAACTGAACTTGGAATAAGGAGACCATTTCCTCTTCATTTACACACACTCACCAGTCTTTATAACAAACTTTATGAAAGCATgatgtaccacacacacacacacacacacacacacacacacacacacacacacacaccagctacTCTATATTCTGTGAACTCTTGAACGtttgttcatttataattttttttaagagatataaCCATATATAAAAAGTTACACGTTTTGTTTTCAGGTCATTTTGGACCCATACGGAGGTGTCAAAGTTATATTAGTGTCAAAAAAGaagctttaataaaatatatttcacctTTCCTTTCTCCATATCGCACACACTTCTGggactgaattttgttgataaacATGAATATGTGTGTCTATTGACGAACCATGAGGAATGAAAAACTGATCACTTTTTTCATCTTAAAGTGAACgtttatacaatttaaattacttgcctaaaaatactgaaaacttttcagagtaatatttgttgttttgttagaaataaatatgttggtTTCATAGATTTGGACTGTTTTTTTGAGTAATCATGAGTTATAAATTCAAAGGAATTTAATTACATTCCATTCATTCCAATGATTCACagattatatgttattataaatttcatacagtgctatatatatatacacaaaaaaacttctcattaatattatatcaaaatataatattaatattttttttgcaccattgtgttttcatttaatttacaatttctcaatttttatttttataaattagcaATAAATCCAGGATTAACatgactttgatttttttttttttttttttttttttttttcacatttagctacaatatggttttagtttaaaaacacTAAGTTATGACTGGTCCCTGAATGTGAACAGTATTCAGATTTTAAATGCAGTAGAACTCAAGAGTTTGAAGATGGACCTGTAAAATCTgacataatcatcatcatcatcatcatcatcatcatcatcatcagggcCAGATTCTCATCTCTGCTCCACATCAGACGCATAAAGGGTGTTTGAAGGCTCTGGATCGTCGGTTTTTCCGCGGAAGAACAGAACAAACGCACTCACTGTGCGGGTCGCTCTTCTCGCGGATCCCGTCCACTCGCCCGTCAGAGTTGATCCGCAGGAAGTATCCGCCGTTTTTGCAGTAAAGCCGCTTGGGGCCTTTGAAGTTCCCCGAAGGAAAGCCTCCGCTCGCCCCGTCGTCCGGAGCGGCCGGGAGCGTGGTGATTCCTCCCGCCgccatctctcgctctctcggtTTCTCCGTCTCTGCCCCCCTCGGCATCTCCGGAGCCCCTCCGCGGCCTCCCCGCGCCTCCGCCCCCTCCTCCCCCGTCTCCTTCCGGCGCTCCGCGGAGCCACGGAGCCTCATCAAACCGCGGATAAACTCTTCAAGCTGCTGGACTTTGTATCTCCGACCGCAGAGGGAGAGCGGATCTGCGATGAAGAGGATGGTCTGGAGTGGAGTGGAGCAGCTGGaggagatctctctctctctctcctctctctctcccccgtTGGCCCCGGACCGCATTATTTCCTTAACGTACTGtatttacagagagagagagagagagagagagagagagagagaaggaaactGGTCCTGTCCCAAAGCAtgtcatcatctctctctctctctctcacacacacac
Encoded here:
- the fgf2 gene encoding fibroblast growth factor 2 isoform X1, whose amino-acid sequence is MRLRGSAERRKETGEEGAEARGGRGGAPEMPRGAETEKPREREMAAGGITTLPAAPDDGASGGFPSGNFKGPKRLYCKNGGYFLRINSDGRVDGIREKSDPHIRLQLQATAVGEVVIKGICANRYLAMNADGRLIGTRRTTDECYFLERLESNNYNTYRSRKYPDWYVALKRTGQYKSGSKTSPGQKAILFLPMSAKC